In one Streptomyces sp. NBC_00597 genomic region, the following are encoded:
- a CDS encoding 2Fe-2S iron-sulfur cluster-binding protein, whose product MSGTTGDAGPAGPAHTEAGWGWEPVPQGGEYDSDATAFVKLPQDMLDALGTGEPLAAPGHGYVPPPMIVPLGSGSADPTATGTWTIPVQWPDAGTTPQDGGGATAAMAESGAAVAAPAPVGGPIPASIPIPASVAAAFADPGQAPVQVAGHDSGRVAGQAQGQAQASVEGEHDPGATAEWRFPDAVQDAEPVTTGQWTLPELQEQTGEFRHSAPAADWSQAPATLPGGAAAPWATHPDFEAARPDAVMSSGVLPEARPDAGDAGTSGASLRRLGGPGVGGPGRGPRVLGGPGVGTLPEAEEEPAHPAPHDIEAAHGPAATPVTAERPHPGAEATELPGTVPVGAAAEMTADAVAVVEPEREASAVAAAEYALAGAPGATGFAEPGVTIGHGVTGHEVIGHDTNGHDTTGHDTNGHGFTASGHGPGHGPAGAEPGPTGEHGFTAEPADTDGRGFTGAAGAAGSAEAAGVVPEAGAVGGRGSGPGGAGAAGTPGADTADIAVTTPDAGTAEGFPAEVPTYEEEPAAGAVAHHEHPLASYVLRVNGADRPVTGAWIGESLLYVLRERLGLAGAKDGCSQGECGACAVKVDGRLVASCLVPAATAAGSEVRTVEGLASGGELSDVQQALCRSGAVQCGFCVPGMAMTIHDLLEGNHAPSELETRQALCGNLCRCSGYKGVIEAVREVVAEREATATADAPAAGPGNGHEPGHGHEPGHGPGNGSEARIPHQAPPGEGGIHHNGGMA is encoded by the coding sequence GTGAGCGGAACGACGGGGGACGCGGGTCCCGCGGGGCCGGCGCACACCGAAGCCGGCTGGGGCTGGGAGCCGGTGCCGCAGGGCGGCGAGTACGACTCCGACGCGACGGCCTTCGTGAAGCTGCCGCAGGACATGCTGGACGCGCTCGGCACCGGGGAGCCGCTCGCGGCGCCCGGGCACGGCTACGTGCCGCCGCCGATGATCGTGCCGCTGGGCTCCGGCAGCGCCGATCCGACGGCGACGGGCACGTGGACGATTCCGGTGCAGTGGCCGGACGCGGGAACGACGCCCCAGGACGGCGGGGGAGCCACGGCCGCCATGGCTGAGTCAGGCGCGGCCGTGGCCGCGCCCGCGCCGGTCGGCGGGCCGATCCCGGCGTCGATCCCGATCCCGGCGTCGGTGGCGGCGGCGTTCGCGGATCCGGGGCAGGCTCCGGTGCAGGTGGCGGGACACGACTCGGGCCGGGTGGCGGGCCAGGCTCAGGGCCAGGCCCAGGCATCGGTCGAGGGTGAGCACGATCCCGGTGCGACCGCCGAGTGGCGCTTCCCGGACGCGGTGCAGGACGCCGAGCCCGTGACCACCGGCCAGTGGACCCTTCCGGAACTGCAGGAGCAGACCGGCGAGTTCCGGCACAGCGCGCCGGCCGCGGACTGGAGCCAGGCCCCGGCGACGCTGCCGGGCGGCGCCGCCGCCCCCTGGGCGACCCACCCCGACTTCGAAGCCGCGCGTCCGGATGCCGTGATGAGCTCGGGCGTGCTGCCCGAGGCGCGGCCCGACGCGGGCGACGCCGGCACCTCGGGCGCGAGCCTGCGCCGGCTCGGCGGCCCCGGCGTCGGCGGCCCCGGACGCGGCCCGCGCGTCCTGGGCGGACCGGGCGTGGGCACCCTCCCGGAGGCGGAGGAGGAGCCGGCGCATCCGGCCCCGCACGACATCGAGGCCGCCCACGGCCCGGCGGCGACGCCGGTGACGGCCGAGCGTCCGCACCCCGGCGCGGAGGCCACCGAGCTGCCGGGGACGGTTCCGGTCGGCGCGGCTGCCGAGATGACGGCCGACGCGGTCGCGGTCGTGGAGCCGGAGCGCGAAGCGAGCGCCGTCGCGGCCGCGGAGTACGCCCTTGCGGGTGCTCCCGGCGCCACCGGCTTCGCGGAGCCCGGGGTCACGATCGGGCACGGGGTGACCGGGCACGAGGTGATCGGGCACGACACCAACGGGCACGACACGACCGGGCACGACACGAACGGGCACGGTTTCACGGCATCCGGCCATGGCCCCGGCCACGGCCCTGCCGGGGCGGAGCCCGGGCCGACTGGTGAGCACGGGTTCACGGCGGAGCCCGCCGACACCGACGGGCGCGGCTTCACCGGAGCCGCCGGAGCCGCCGGGTCGGCCGAAGCCGCCGGGGTGGTTCCGGAGGCCGGGGCGGTCGGGGGCCGGGGTTCGGGTCCGGGCGGAGCCGGGGCCGCGGGAACGCCGGGTGCGGACACCGCCGACATCGCCGTGACAACACCGGATGCGGGAACGGCCGAAGGTTTCCCGGCCGAGGTGCCGACGTACGAAGAAGAACCGGCTGCCGGGGCCGTCGCCCATCACGAGCACCCGCTGGCTTCCTACGTCCTGCGCGTCAACGGCGCCGACCGGCCCGTCACCGGTGCGTGGATCGGCGAGTCCCTGCTCTACGTGCTGCGCGAGCGCCTCGGCCTCGCCGGCGCCAAGGACGGCTGCTCGCAGGGCGAATGCGGGGCGTGCGCCGTGAAGGTCGACGGCCGGCTCGTCGCCTCCTGCCTGGTTCCGGCCGCGACGGCGGCGGGCAGCGAGGTACGGACCGTGGAGGGGCTCGCCAGCGGCGGGGAACTCTCGGACGTGCAGCAGGCGTTGTGCAGGTCGGGCGCGGTGCAGTGCGGGTTCTGCGTGCCCGGCATGGCCATGACCATCCACGACCTGCTGGAGGGCAACCACGCCCCCAGCGAGCTGGAGACCCGGCAGGCCCTGTGCGGGAACCTCTGCCGCTGCTCCGGCTACAAGGGCGTCATCGAGGCCGTCCGCGAGGTCGTCGCCGAGCGCGAGGCGACGGCCACGGCCGACGCGCCTGCGGCCGGACCCGGCAACGGACACGAACCGGGGCACGGGCACGAACCCGGGCACGGGCCAGGGAACGGCTCGGAGGCGCGTATTCCGCACCAGGCACCGCCCGGCGAGGGCGGGATCCACCACAACGGAGGCATGGCGTGA
- a CDS encoding FAD binding domain-containing protein produces the protein MTTHAPHALHSSQGPQAAQSVTLPASLDEAVAALAAMPAAVPVAGGTDLMASVNAGQLRPAALVGLGRINEIRGWQYQDGHALLGAGLTHARMGRPDFAALIPALAAAARAAGPPQIRNAGTLGGNIATAAPTGDALPVLAALEAILVVHGPGGSRREIPVSYLLAGREMLRPGELIGFVRVPLLHAPQVFLKATGRTGPGRAVASVGLVLDPARRGVRCAIGAVAPMPLRPLEAEQWVASLIDWDGGRTLAPEALEAFGEYVAAACVPDQGEPVAPGVLHLRRTVAVLARRALGRALTS, from the coding sequence TTGACCACGCACGCACCGCATGCACTGCATTCATCTCAGGGGCCGCAGGCGGCGCAGTCCGTGACGCTGCCGGCCTCGCTCGACGAGGCCGTGGCGGCTCTCGCCGCCATGCCCGCCGCCGTGCCCGTCGCCGGCGGCACCGACCTCATGGCCTCCGTCAACGCCGGGCAGCTGCGGCCCGCCGCGCTGGTGGGCCTGGGCCGGATCAACGAGATCCGCGGCTGGCAGTACCAGGACGGGCACGCCCTGCTCGGCGCCGGGCTCACCCACGCGCGGATGGGGCGGCCGGATTTCGCCGCTCTGATCCCCGCACTGGCCGCGGCCGCACGCGCCGCCGGACCCCCGCAGATCCGCAACGCCGGCACCCTCGGCGGCAACATCGCCACCGCCGCGCCGACGGGCGACGCGCTGCCCGTACTGGCCGCGCTGGAGGCGATCCTCGTCGTCCACGGCCCCGGCGGGTCACGACGGGAGATCCCGGTCTCGTACCTGCTGGCCGGCCGCGAGATGCTGCGGCCCGGCGAGCTGATCGGATTCGTACGGGTGCCGCTGCTGCACGCGCCGCAGGTCTTCCTGAAGGCCACGGGGCGTACGGGGCCGGGGCGCGCCGTGGCGTCCGTGGGGCTCGTACTGGATCCCGCGCGCCGGGGTGTCCGCTGTGCGATCGGCGCGGTCGCCCCGATGCCGCTGCGGCCGCTGGAGGCCGAGCAATGGGTGGCCTCGCTCATCGACTGGGACGGGGGGCGGACGCTCGCCCCCGAGGCACTGGAGGCGTTCGGCGAGTACGTCGCGGCCGCCTGCGTCCCCGACCAGGGCGAACCGGTGGCTCCCGGGGTACTGCATCTGCGGCGGACGGTCGCCGTGCTGGCACGGAGGGCCCTGGGGAGGGCGCTGACCTCATGA